From Plasmodium yoelii strain 17X genome assembly, chromosome: 11, a single genomic window includes:
- a CDS encoding bifunctional polynucleotide phosphatase/kinase, putative, which yields MKKYIANFDRPNDNWNIIEDSLIYRIVKEEKEKQYTKIFSFDLDNTLILSRSFFKPAQNENDYIFYSDLIIDFLKKKASENYKIIIFSNQKGVSTGKITLTNIINRVDSVIDKIGIPLECYLALKNDKYRKPRTGMYDFAIKNNLLNIEEIIYVGDNANRVYDTDFKIKFINHLKNVYSKNNVDINIKEIEKKLKKDYTDTDLKFALNIHAKFYTPEELFLNIKNNLSEKFSFIPMNLNKNLNEKDEHENLTKMKQILHLCINENKITSEQLTQNNNDQKLIILIGPSGCGKTFLCKFYFPNYVRISEEELKTKKKSINMLNESITQGKNVIIDNINLYKKNRAIYIDEAKKINKNINIYAIFFNYSKELTIHLNTFKLLTDKSNKIMEIPIIPIHSFFKYIESPSCSEHFNNIIVLNDQNFFPTNFENEEQKKIFFSYLY from the exons ATGAAGAAATACATCGCTAATTTTGATCGACCCAATGATAATTGGAacata ATAGAAGACAGTTTGATATATCGTATTGTTAAAGAGGAAAAGGAAAAACAGtacacaaaaatattttccttCGATTTAGATAACACATTAATTCTTTCACGATCCTTTTTCAAGCCTGCACAAAATGAGAAtgactatattttttattcagaTTTAATAATCgactttttaaaaaaaaaggcatccgaaaattataaaatcattattttttctaaccAAAAAGGAGTAAGCACAGGAAAAATTActttaacaaatattataaataggGTTGATAGTGTTATAGACAAAATTGGTATACCTTTAGAATGTTATTTagcattaaaaaatgataaatatagaaaacCAAGGACAGGTATGTATGATTTTgccataaaaaataatttattaaacatTGAAGAAATTATTTATGTAGGAGATAATGCAAATAGGGTTTATGATACagattttaaaataaaatttattaatcatttaaaaaacGTTTATTCCAAAAATAATGtagatattaatataaaagaaattgaaaaaaaattaaaaaaagattaTACAGACACagatttaaaatttgcacTTAATATACATGCTAAATTTTATACCCCGGAAGAactttttctaaatataaaaaacaactTATCAGaaaaattttcttttattccaatgaatttaaataaaaacttaaatgaaaaagatgaaCATGAgaatttaacaaaaatgaaacaaattCTTCACCTTtgtataaatgaaaataaaataacatcaGAGCAATTaacacaaaataataatgatcaaaaattaataattttaattggCCCTTCAGGGTGTGGTAAAACAtttctatgcaaattttattttcctaATTATGTTAGAATAAGTGAAGAGgaattaaaaacaaaaaagaaaagtataaatatgttaaatgaAAGTATTACTCAGGggaaaaatgttataatagacaatataaatttatataaaaaaaatagagcAATTTACATAGATgaagcaaaaaaaataaataaaaatataaatatttatgctatcttttttaattattcaaAAGAATTAACAATACACTTAAATACGTTCAAACTTCTTACAgataaatcaaataaaattatggAAATTCCAATTATTCCCattcattcattttttaaatatattgaaagTCCTTCTTGTAGCGaacattttaataatatcatCGTTTTAAATGATCAGAATTTTTTCCCAACcaattttgaaaatgaagaacaaaaaaaaatatttttctcatatttgtattaa
- a CDS encoding 50S ribosomal protein L9, mitochondrial, putative gives MLKNMLGKQRLFNFQKYFMSSYLNYNKYTIKRKTYVAAVENKYTYIVLLNNIINVGEKGEIIKLKRGHARNLIKDRKAVYATYENIDSYADKEKYKKKEQLDIKKDVEIVADFEKYFTQIKNIDITTYLDSYQYTNNVLYSLYDLFNYVSKKYQLDLTHQNLHKIVYFKNLEEYNNNIITEQKYSDISNYNDLIVQNNIMFNYTGIYVIYYYLFMPNFKFLNNIILRVSSIQEFERLQEEKESKQVDILYSIS, from the exons atgttgaaaaatatgCTTGGAAAACAAAGATTGTTTAACTTTCAGAAATACTTTATGAGctcatatttaaattataacaaATATACGATAAAAAGGAAAACATATGTAGCTGCTgtggaaaataaatatacctaTATAGTTTTACTAAACAATATAATTAATGTAGGAGAAAAAGgagaaattataaaattaaaaagagGACATGCTAGAAATTTGATTAAAGATAGAAAGGCAGTTTATGCTACTTATGAGAATATTGATAGTTATGCggataaagaaaaatacaaaaaaaaagaacaacttgatataaaaaaagatgtTGAAATAGTAGCagattttgaaaaatattttacacaaataaaaaatatagatataacTACTTATTTAGATTCATATCAATACACaaataatgtattatatagTTTGTAcgatttatttaattatgtttctaaaaaatatcaattaGACTTAACACATCAAAATTTACATAAAATagtttattttaaaaacttagaagaatataataataatattataaccGAGCAAAAATATTCAGATATATCAAATTACAATGATTTAATTGtccaaaataatataatgtttaattatactggaatatatgttatatattattatctatTTATGCCAAATTTCaagtttttaaataatattatacttaGGGTATCATCTATTCAGGAATTCGA gcGATTACAAGAAGAAAAAGAGAGCAAACAGGTTGACATATTATATAGCATTAGTTGA
- a CDS encoding CCR4 domain-containing protein 2, putative — translation MFYGTNSITGFFLKKIRTVKRAKNNEKKYICCSYIRNDISIEKDNICRNFQNIKTQACISLKYNRMDANVEKKIISNYNVNIEEKKNSDNSSEYIYDDNKNNECVIARDKEKQKNVSDNIEKEDTVLNSKIPKKDTINKNHEHILESEYNDMINEQNNNINNLSLGKCISTQKKYIYKFEKFSVFSFNILANSLVDYKYNNNCASVMKWMNRKKLIYKNITNKLSDIICLQEIEKLYFIELQEKLKLLNYKGIFLKKNKETCKDGICIFYNTKVFELLFVDKVIYDKSIFFKKWHAGLIVALRNLKSKKIEYYDSNKNGCNEQINDNLKKNNNNFVNDAHDIIIVSNTHLIFDSRHGDIKLYQLCYLTYRLVFMINKCIKYIKESVKQEKGDKGLIDSSEENTEEHEKDELNDILKPAIIFCGDFNLTPNSLLYYYITNRYINLKNVNLKNISGQYLMFKKQLYIYNSLNGVKIKNIFDENILNDLKYEKYNNLIENMKKESLFSFYKDENILNSEYLINSFSKKKNNLKNFDSFEYTFKKLKNKSSEETYEDVNSEKADSKINESICVSKQEDSVSKFNEIFDSVDTDEKEKNKPINYKTYKYNEKTIKENEKPNVEMHENTKMMDNDDQNFILYYPLYLESIYNGCAQNNVEEKCYKYDDIENLNNSSTHLMIRNVPFTVFHGKQKGCVDYIFYSYKNLKKLSYTNLPSFEQLEKYGCLPNKKYASSDHLYLHATLIRKIED, via the exons atgttttatGGGACTAATAGTATAACAgggttttttttaaaaaaaatacgcACAGTGAAGAGAGccaaaaataatgaaaaaaaatatatatgctgTTCATATATTCGGAATGATATATCAATAGAGAAAGACAATATTTGTCGAAATTTTCAAAACATAAAAACACAAGCTTGTATTAGCTTGAAATATAATAGAATGGACGcaaatgttgaaaaaaaaataatcagtAATTATAATGTAAAcatagaagaaaaaaaaaatagtgataataGTAGTGAGTACATTTATGATGAcaacaaaaataatgaatgtGTTATTGCTCGTGATAAAGAAAAACAGAAGAATGTAAGtgataatattgaaaaagaGGATACTGTTTTAAATTCGAAAATACCTAAAAAAGATACCATAAATAAGAATCATGAACATATTCTAGAAAGTGAATACAATGATATGATAAATgagcaaaataataatattaataatttaagttTAGGAAAATGTATAAGTACacagaaaaaatatatttacaaattTGAAAAGTTTTCcgtattttcatttaatataCTTGCAAATAGTTTAGTagattataaatataacaataattgCGCAAGTGTTATGAAATGGATGAatcgaaaaaaattaatatataaaaatattacaaacAAACTATCAGatataatatgtttacaagaaatagaaaaattgtattttataGAGCTacaagaaaaattaaaattattaaattataagggaatatttttaaaaaaaaacaaagagACATGTAAAGAtggtatatgtatattttacaATACTAAGGTTTTTGAATTATTGTTTGTTGATAAAGTTATTTATGATAAAtcgattttttttaaaaaatggcaTGCCGGTTTAATAGTTGCATTACGAAATTtaaaatctaaaaaaatagaatattatgatagtaataaaaatggttgtaatgaacaaattaatgataatttaaaaaaaaataataataattttgttaatgaTGCTCATGATATTATTATCGTTTCGAATACACACTTGATTTTTGATTCAAGACATGGagatattaaattatatcaGTTGTGTTATTTGACATATCGTTTAGTTTTTATGattaataaatgtataaaatatattaaagaaaGTGTAAAACAAGAAAAAGGTGATAAGGGACTTATAGATAGCTCAGAAGAAAATACTGAAGAGCATGAAAAGGACGAACTCAACGATATTCTTAAACCTGCCATAATTTTTTGTGGTGATTTTAACTTAACTCCTAATAgtcttttatattattatataactaatagatacataaatttaaagaatgtaaatttaaaaaatatatcaggACAATATTTAATGTTTAAAAAAcagttatatatttacaattCTTTAAATggtgtaaaaataaaaaacatatttgatgaaaatatattgaatgatttaaaatatgaaaaatataataacctaatagaaaatatgaaaaaagaatctttattttcattttacaaagatgaaaatatattaaattcggaatatttaataaattcgttttcaaaaaaaaaaaataatttaaaaaattttgattcTTTTGAATATACctttaaaaaattgaaaaataaatcaagTGAAGAAACATATGAAGACGTAAATTCTGAAAAAGCCGACtctaaaataaatgaatcgATTTGTGTTTCTAAGCAGGAAGATAGTGTATCGAAATTTAACGAAATATTCGATTCTGTGGATACTGatgaaaaagagaaaaataagccaataaattataaaacatataaatataatgaaaaaactataaaagAAAACGAAAAACCAAATGTGGAAATGCACGAGAATACAAAAATGATGGATAATGATGatcaaaattttatattatattatccttTATATTTAGAAAGTATTTATAATGGTTGTGCTCAAAATAATGTAGAAGAAAAGtgttataaatatgatgACATTGAAAATCTGAATAACAGTAGTACACATTTAATGATAAGAAACGTTCCATTTACTGTTTTTCATGGAAAACAAAAAGGATGTgttgattatattttttattcatacaAAAATCTTAAG AAACTATCATACACTAATCTCCCTTCTTTTGAACAACTTGAAAAATATGGATGCCTTCCAAATAAA AAATATGCTTCATCGGATCACCTATATTTACATGCAACTTTAATTAGAAAGATAGAAGATTAA
- a CDS encoding nuclear fusion protein, putative produces MIFFFMFILIIQFKIYREYMFKYATNNELLVERIKRGKEAFYEILKAKKKAEEEYAKKKNKNEYKKYEDSLDDNNIYVKEIKCYEYVLDQLNNLNMYNCNEINENSKSLLALAKTKCIFVKSIRNFPDEKSGCILNPKKLNKLQIYLYNNNMFDQFQNENIAETLSLDELRKIENTKNPCLYGTDPNEEYPNIAGKLPLKNNENNYNIYNNSDNSDEYNLRYKHNTKNYYHNNNYIPNEKESNNDININKKLCENLKYKIVTNCTGNDNMSDTAFQIYHSELNHIDDICFYIQSIEWNKRTEENINRLAETSLYITKQMTTNLENMKLIEHAQIKQIENTNRFDNFLKGLKSDFSDIIAILSSIKRHHESISRFVKGFRMFVIYFFILIIVLFITSRNYAYNSRTKIISCVFFCFLSELLFKKIVMLIQKYLFLVINDNIVNYSIKGIRYIFAGICLKVFITTIISYKEPAKKIEEELKYIKGLIEDKAEKNKYIKTENERNDANIDQYTANILKLWLNYNEDLDNIYDDDKDFNIYNISDTETSSSSTSLVSENLSSEEIFESNDEFIGRRIKTMHRTKRPLFFHYFPSPKNVKAYTENPITFINIINEKHKEIMKMRAKRLKDFESNEYSDSNTIIMETNEDNSQRNLSDSNENMKK; encoded by the exons atgatatttttttttatgttcatATTAATTATACAGTTTAAAATATACAGAGAATATATGTTCAAATATGCCACAAACAATGAATTATTAGTAGAAAGGATTAAAAGGGGCAAGGAAGCATTTTATGAAATTTtgaaagcaaaaaaaaaagctgAAGAAGagtatgcaaaaaaaaaaaacaaaaatgaatacaaaaaatatgaagatAGCTtggatgataataatatatatgtgaagGAAATAAAATGCTATGAATATGTACTTGATCAGCTAAATAacttaaatatgtataattgtaatgaaataaatgaaaatagtaAATCATTATTAGCTTTAGCAAAAACAAAAtgtatttttgttaaatcaATTAGAAACTTCCCAGATGAAAAATCAGGATGTATATTAAatccaaaaaaattaaataaattgcaaatatatttatataataataatatgtttgATCAAtttcaaaatgaaaatattgcTGAAACATTAAGTCTTGATGAGTTAagaaaaatagaaaatacaaaaaacCCATGTCTATATGGTACCGATCCAAATGAAGAATACCCTAACATAGCAGGCAAATTGcccttaaaaaataatgaaaacaattataatatatataataattcagATAATAGTGATGAATACAACTTACGATATAAACATAATACGAagaattattatcataataataattatattccaAATGAGAAAGAGTCAAATAACgatattaatataaacaaaaaattatgtgaaaatttaaaatataaaattgttacTAATTGCACAGGAAATGATAACATGTCGGATACTGCTTTTCAAATATATCATTCAGAATTAAATCATATTGATGAcatatgtttttatatacagTCAATTGAATGGAATAAAAGAACCGAAGAGAAT ATTAACAGATTGGCTGAAACGtctttatatataacaaaacaGATGACCACAAATTTAGAAAACATGAAATTAATAGAACATGCGCAAATAAAGCAAATAGAGAATACAAATAG ATTTGACAACTTTTTAAAAGGGCTTAAAAGTGATTTTAGTGATATTATAGCAATTTTATCAAGCATAAAAAGGCACCACGAATCTATTAGCA GATTTGTGAAGGGGTTTAGAATGtttgtaatttatttttttattttaataatagtCCTTTTTATAACATCACGAAATTATGCATACAACAGTAGAACAAAGATTATTTCGt gtgtttttttttgttttttgagcgaactattatttaaaaaaattgttatgcTCATTCAAAAATATCTATTTCTGGTGATTAATGATAACATTGTTAATTATTCAATAAAAGGGATAAGATAT attTTTGCTGGGATTTGTCTAAAAGTGTTTATAACCACAATAATATC ATATAAGGAACCCGCAAAAAAAATCGAAGAAGAGTTGAAGTATATAAAAGGTCTTATTGAAGATAAagcagaaaaaaataaatacataaaaacAGAAAATGAAAGAAATGATGCCAATATAGACCAGTATACAG ctaatattttaaaattatggTTAAATTATAACGAAGATcttgataatatatatgacgATGATAAAGATTTCAATATAT ATAACATTAGTGACACCGAAACAAGTAGTTCAAGTACATCCCTTGTCAGTGAAAATCTATCGTCCGAAGAAATATTTGA ATCAAATGATGAATTTATTGGAAGACGAATAAAAACAATGCATAGAACAAAACGCCcgttattttttcattattttccatcaccaaaaaatgtaaaggcaTACACCGAAAACCCGATTACTTTCA taaatataataaatgaaaagcATAAggaaattatgaaaatgcGAGCCAAAAGATTAAAAGatttt GAAAGCAACGAATATAGTGATAGCAATACAATAATCATGGAGACAAATGAAGATAACTCACAACGTAATTTATCTGATTCGaatgaaaatatgaaaaagtaA
- a CDS encoding reticulon-like protein, putative encodes MTANSKIINLSIFFSINAFYMLLYIFNHTFIQVISTLCILLLLVSGLFVFLQVNTVSDYKENEKLEIVSKKALEGFITYLYELINDKLTLVRKYLLWKNKMENLTVIVVIYLIGNFFSFVNFSVLFYIITWGIFLYNHISNVYIKKIYAVAHPCYVDLKEQMKYVYENIPKLKHIKKNI; translated from the coding sequence ATGACTGCCAATTCaaagataataaatttatcgatattcttttcgataaatgcattttatatgctactatatatttttaatcataCCTTTATACAAGTTATAAGTACATTATGCATTTTATTACTTTTGGTGAGCggattatttgtatttttacaAGTAAATACAGTATCTGATTACAAGGAAAATGAAAAGTTAGAGATTGTATCAAAAAAGGCCTTAGAAGGTTTTATAACATATTTGTATGAGTTAATAAACGATAAATTGACATTAGTCAGAAAATACCTATTATGGAAAAACAAAATGGAAAATCTAACTGTAAttgttgttatatatttaataggcaattttttttcatttgttaattttaGCGTTTTGTTTTACATTATAACTTggggtatatttttatataaccaTATCagtaatgtatatattaagaAGATATACGCAGTTGCGCACCCATGTTATGTTGATCTAAAAGAACAAATGAAATATGTATATGAAAACATACCTAAATTGAAGCATATCAAAAAGaacatttaa